One Chitinophagaceae bacterium C216 genomic window carries:
- the cas9 gene encoding CRISPR-associated endonuclease Cas9: MKNILGLDLGTNSIGWAHVIEGDSPENSSIVQIGVRVNPLTTDEQTNFEKGKPITTNADRTLKRGMRRNLDRYQLRREHLIDALRKANIIIAESKLAEDGKNTTHETWRLRAKAVTEKIEKDELARVLLAINKKRGYKSSRKAKNEEEGHAIDGMAIAKRLYEENLTPGQLSFQLLLEGKKKLPEFYRSDLQAEFDKVWNKQRTYYPDFLTEELYIALKGQGKENTRKRILAIANVYTADIKDMEDGLKNEKTITLSNREKKKLQAYKWRNDALTQQLSQEQVAFVLTEINNDINQSSGYLGEISDRSKELFFNKLTVGQYLYNQLLQNRHIRLKNQVFYRQDYMDEFEAIWEEQRKHHPELTDELKEEIRDIIIFYQRKLKSQKGLISFCEFESKEVVINGKKSTIGARVAPKSSPLFQEFKIWQNLNNVLVRKKGSKKRKAQDTLTNFSEDAEVLELSLEAKETLFEELNIKGNLSSSRIIEILGYKPADWEVNYTQLEGNRTNQALYNAYLKILEIEGYNEDLLKLSDKDDINVADLKTPAGEIKEMVKSIFDVLGIDTEILEFNAELDGKAFELQKSYQLWHLLYSAEDDDKKYSEEDILTYGQEHIGLKKKLCEKFGFQPEHAKILVNVSFQDDYGSLSTKAMRKIYPYIKENKYSTACAYVASDYKKLSQKEGDYFDVLSRKYRHSNWETKEENEQRLLKDRLDLLPKNSLRNPVVEKILNQMINVVNALLDKNRKTDPNFKFDEIRIELARELKKNASERAEMTSQINKAKGENEKIVEAIRKDFGILNPTRNDIVKYKLYQELAFNGYKDLYTNTKIDYHKLFSKEYDVDHIIPQSRLFDDSFSNKVLVPRQANLDKSNNTAFDYMSRQSKEDFETYLSVVDNLYKEGKISKAKYQKLLKKESEIGDGFIERDLRDSQYIAKKAKEILSQITRHIVTTSGSITDRLREDWGLINVMKEINLPKYRALGLTEFQERKDGNKVEVIKDWTKRNDHRHHAMDALTVAFTKRQYISYLNYLNARYNATHKEHQNIKGIEEKFTEWKYDDQGNKKRVFKLPIPNFRQQAKEHLESVLVSHKAKNKVVTRNKNITKSKKGELVKIELTPRGQLHKETIYGKYHYYESKEVKIDGKFDEATIAMVAHPLYKKLLLERLQANDNDPKKAFTGKNALSKNPIYLDEARTETMPEKVKLTWLESDYAIRKDITPENFKDEKSLEKIIDHGVREILRQRLKEYGDAKKAFSDLDKNPIYHKNGQVIKRVRISGVKNAEPLHFKRDHLGNYLLDERGERIPVDFVSTGNNHHVAIYRDAKGNLQERVVSFMEAVLRKNYGLPLIFKNPIEDIDLVLNKGIKEELILSNLPEKDWEFLFTMKQNEMFVFPNDQTGFNPQGIDLLDPQNKKLISPNLFRVQKFGVKDYWFRYHLETKINDDIKLNEWSYKRRRNPQSISNVIKVRINHLGDIVQVGEY; this comes from the coding sequence ATGAAAAATATTCTCGGTTTAGACCTAGGTACCAACTCTATTGGGTGGGCTCATGTTATTGAAGGAGATTCTCCTGAAAACTCAAGCATTGTTCAAATTGGTGTGCGAGTGAACCCGCTTACTACCGACGAGCAAACGAACTTTGAAAAAGGAAAACCCATTACGACCAATGCAGACCGAACTTTAAAACGCGGCATGCGTCGTAATCTCGATAGATACCAATTGCGAAGAGAACATCTTATCGATGCTTTGAGGAAGGCTAATATCATCATCGCTGAAAGCAAATTGGCTGAAGACGGTAAAAATACAACGCACGAAACCTGGCGTCTCCGCGCAAAAGCCGTAACCGAAAAAATTGAAAAGGATGAATTGGCAAGGGTTTTATTGGCTATCAATAAAAAACGGGGATACAAAAGTTCTCGTAAAGCTAAAAATGAGGAAGAAGGGCACGCAATTGATGGTATGGCCATCGCCAAAAGGTTGTACGAAGAAAATCTGACACCAGGACAGTTGTCTTTTCAGTTGCTTTTAGAAGGCAAGAAGAAATTGCCCGAATTTTATCGTTCGGATTTGCAGGCAGAATTTGATAAGGTTTGGAATAAACAAAGAACATACTATCCGGACTTTCTAACAGAAGAATTATATATAGCCTTAAAAGGTCAGGGAAAAGAAAATACCAGAAAGCGAATTTTGGCTATAGCCAATGTCTATACAGCAGATATTAAAGATATGGAAGATGGTTTGAAAAATGAAAAAACCATCACACTATCAAACCGAGAAAAGAAAAAACTTCAAGCATACAAATGGAGAAATGATGCCCTTACTCAACAATTGTCCCAAGAACAAGTAGCTTTTGTGTTAACCGAAATCAATAATGACATCAATCAATCTAGCGGTTATTTGGGTGAAATCTCCGATAGAAGTAAGGAGCTTTTTTTCAATAAACTAACTGTAGGTCAATACCTATATAATCAGCTTTTGCAAAACAGACATATTCGCTTAAAGAACCAGGTGTTCTATCGCCAGGATTATATGGATGAGTTTGAGGCGATTTGGGAGGAACAGCGAAAACATCATCCGGAACTGACGGATGAACTGAAAGAAGAAATTAGAGACATTATTATTTTCTATCAGCGTAAATTAAAATCTCAAAAAGGGTTAATCAGTTTCTGCGAATTTGAAAGTAAAGAGGTTGTAATTAATGGTAAAAAGAGTACCATAGGTGCAAGAGTAGCCCCAAAATCATCGCCATTATTCCAAGAATTCAAGATTTGGCAGAACTTGAACAATGTTCTTGTTCGAAAAAAAGGAAGCAAGAAAAGGAAGGCTCAAGATACACTAACAAATTTCTCGGAAGATGCAGAAGTTTTGGAACTGAGTTTAGAAGCTAAAGAAACCCTGTTTGAAGAATTAAACATTAAAGGAAATCTTTCCTCTTCTCGAATTATTGAGATTTTGGGGTATAAACCTGCAGATTGGGAAGTCAATTATACACAATTAGAAGGAAACAGAACCAATCAGGCTTTATACAATGCTTATTTGAAAATCCTTGAAATCGAAGGATACAACGAAGACCTTTTAAAATTGTCCGACAAAGATGATATTAATGTGGCTGATCTAAAAACACCTGCAGGTGAGATAAAAGAAATGGTGAAATCCATTTTTGATGTATTGGGTATCGACACGGAAATATTGGAATTCAATGCTGAATTGGATGGCAAGGCCTTTGAGCTGCAGAAGTCATATCAACTGTGGCATTTATTGTATTCTGCCGAGGATGATGATAAAAAATACTCCGAGGAAGATATTTTGACCTATGGTCAGGAACATATCGGACTTAAGAAAAAACTATGCGAGAAATTCGGTTTTCAACCGGAGCATGCAAAGATTTTGGTGAATGTTAGTTTTCAGGATGATTACGGAAGCCTGAGTACCAAAGCTATGCGTAAGATATATCCATACATAAAAGAAAATAAATACAGCACGGCTTGTGCATATGTAGCTTCAGACTATAAAAAACTATCTCAAAAGGAAGGTGATTATTTTGATGTTTTATCAAGAAAATATCGTCATTCAAATTGGGAGACCAAAGAAGAAAATGAGCAACGCCTGTTAAAAGATAGATTGGATTTATTACCTAAGAACAGTCTGCGCAATCCTGTAGTAGAGAAGATTCTCAACCAAATGATCAATGTGGTCAATGCTCTATTGGATAAAAACAGAAAAACAGATCCAAATTTTAAATTCGATGAAATTCGAATCGAATTAGCACGTGAATTGAAAAAGAATGCTTCCGAACGTGCTGAGATGACTTCCCAGATCAATAAAGCTAAAGGCGAAAATGAGAAGATAGTAGAAGCGATAAGAAAAGATTTTGGCATTCTTAATCCTACCAGAAACGATATTGTAAAATATAAGCTTTATCAGGAATTGGCTTTTAATGGGTATAAGGATTTATACACCAATACCAAAATCGATTATCATAAGCTTTTCAGTAAAGAGTACGATGTTGACCATATCATCCCACAATCCAGATTGTTTGACGACAGTTTCTCCAATAAGGTATTGGTGCCCCGACAAGCTAATTTAGATAAAAGTAATAATACGGCCTTTGATTACATGAGTAGACAATCGAAAGAAGATTTCGAAACCTACCTGTCTGTTGTCGATAATTTGTACAAAGAAGGGAAAATCTCTAAAGCCAAGTATCAAAAGTTACTGAAAAAAGAATCAGAGATTGGCGATGGCTTTATCGAACGCGACTTGAGAGACAGCCAGTACATTGCCAAAAAAGCGAAAGAAATTCTAAGTCAAATAACCAGACATATTGTCACCACAAGTGGAAGCATTACAGACCGTTTGCGTGAAGATTGGGGATTGATTAATGTAATGAAAGAAATCAACTTGCCGAAATACCGTGCATTGGGATTGACTGAATTCCAAGAACGAAAAGACGGTAATAAGGTAGAAGTGATTAAAGATTGGACGAAGCGCAACGACCACCGCCATCACGCTATGGACGCTTTAACGGTAGCGTTTACCAAACGTCAGTACATCAGCTATCTCAACTACCTCAATGCTCGCTATAATGCGACACACAAAGAACACCAAAATATCAAAGGCATTGAAGAAAAATTCACTGAGTGGAAGTACGATGACCAAGGCAATAAAAAACGGGTATTTAAACTGCCTATCCCTAACTTCCGTCAGCAGGCCAAAGAGCATTTAGAGAGTGTATTGGTTTCCCACAAAGCCAAGAACAAAGTTGTTACCCGTAACAAAAATATCACCAAATCCAAGAAAGGGGAATTGGTAAAAATCGAACTAACGCCTCGGGGACAATTGCACAAAGAAACTATTTACGGGAAATATCATTATTACGAGAGCAAAGAGGTAAAAATCGATGGCAAGTTCGATGAAGCAACGATTGCGATGGTAGCTCATCCTTTGTATAAAAAATTGTTGTTAGAACGATTACAAGCCAATGATAATGACCCGAAAAAAGCGTTTACAGGTAAAAACGCATTGAGCAAGAATCCAATTTACTTGGATGAAGCCCGAACAGAAACGATGCCTGAAAAAGTGAAATTAACTTGGTTAGAATCGGATTATGCGATAAGAAAAGACATTACTCCTGAAAACTTCAAAGATGAAAAATCGCTTGAGAAGATTATTGACCATGGGGTAAGGGAAATCTTGAGACAAAGATTAAAAGAGTATGGAGATGCTAAAAAGGCATTTTCAGATTTAGATAAAAATCCTATTTACCATAAGAATGGCCAAGTCATTAAGCGCGTTCGAATTTCCGGGGTCAAAAATGCCGAACCGTTACATTTTAAGAGAGACCATTTGGGCAATTATCTTTTAGATGAACGAGGCGAACGTATTCCAGTGGATTTTGTGAGTACGGGAAATAACCATCATGTAGCTATTTACAGAGATGCAAAGGGTAATTTGCAAGAAAGAGTTGTATCCTTTATGGAAGCCGTTTTAAGAAAAAATTACGGTTTGCCGTTGATTTTTAAAAATCCAATTGAGGATATTGATTTGGTTTTAAACAAAGGAATAAAAGAGGAATTGATTTTAAGTAATCTTCCTGAAAAAGACTGGGAGTTCCTCTTTACCATGAAGCAAAACGAAATGTTTGTATTTCCCAATGATCAAACCGGATTTAACCCACAAGGAATTGACCTTTTAGATCCTCAAAACAAAAAGCTCATCAGCCCGAATTTGTTTAGAGTACAGAAGTTTGGTGTAAAAGATTATTGGTTTAGATACCATTTGGAAACTAAAATAAACGACGATATAAAGTTAAATGAGTGGAGTTATAAAAGAAGAAGAAATCCACAATCCATTAGTAATGTAATAAAAGTTAGAATAAATCATTTGGGAGATATCGTTCAAGTAGGAGAATATTAA
- the cas1_2 gene encoding CRISPR-associated endonuclease Cas1, which yields MLKRTLYFGSPAYLKTQNKQLVIELPETGEIKTAAIEDIGVVILDHQQITITQALLARLLDNNTAVIICNDIHHPTGLFLNLDGHTLQSQRFQYQIEASLPLKKQLWQQTVIAKITNQAFLLQQYRIPNKVLLQLASNVKSGDSDNCEAQASAYYWKHVFPLFPKFRRHREGPPPNNLLNYGYAILRAVVARSLVGSGLLPTLGIHHRNQYNAYCLADDIMEPYRPYVDKVVYNIIRTHGNFLELTPSMKQQLLSIPAIDVIIDYEKSPLLNAVQRTTASLARCFEGKSRKLLYPIMPTTLTP from the coding sequence ATGCTTAAACGAACTTTGTATTTTGGCAGCCCGGCTTATTTAAAAACACAAAATAAGCAGTTGGTTATTGAATTGCCGGAAACAGGTGAAATTAAAACGGCTGCCATAGAAGATATCGGTGTGGTGATTTTGGATCATCAGCAAATCACCATCACCCAGGCATTACTCGCTCGATTACTGGATAATAACACGGCAGTCATTATCTGTAACGATATTCACCACCCCACCGGTTTATTTCTGAACTTGGACGGTCACACCCTACAAAGTCAGCGCTTTCAATATCAAATTGAAGCGTCCTTACCCCTTAAAAAACAGCTCTGGCAACAAACTGTTATTGCCAAAATCACCAATCAAGCGTTTCTCCTACAGCAATATCGCATTCCTAATAAAGTCTTATTGCAATTGGCTTCAAATGTAAAAAGTGGCGACAGCGATAATTGTGAAGCTCAGGCATCGGCCTATTACTGGAAACATGTTTTTCCATTATTCCCTAAATTTAGACGCCACCGAGAAGGTCCTCCACCCAATAATTTGCTCAATTATGGTTATGCTATCCTACGGGCAGTGGTAGCACGCAGTTTGGTGGGGTCGGGATTACTACCTACGCTGGGTATACACCATCGCAACCAGTACAATGCTTATTGCTTAGCTGATGATATCATGGAGCCCTACCGACCTTATGTGGACAAGGTGGTCTATAACATCATTAGAACACACGGCAATTTTCTAGAACTCACCCCCTCCATGAAACAACAATTGCTCAGCATTCCTGCCATAGACGTCATAATCGATTACGAGAAAAGCCCGCTATTGAATGCTGTACAACGTACCACAGCCAGCTTAGCCCGGTGTTTCGAAGGCAAAAGTAGAAAACTGCTCTATCCGATAATGCCAACGACCTTAACGCCATGA
- the cas2_2 gene encoding CRISPR-associated endoribonuclease Cas2: MNFERLNAYRIMWVLVMFDLPTESKADRKRYAKFRKEILENGFSMFQFSMYIRHCMSRENAEVHIQRVKKILPPKGHIGIMCITDKQFGQIQIFHGKKEVEAPVGPQQLEMF, encoded by the coding sequence ATGAATTTCGAACGCCTAAACGCCTACCGCATCATGTGGGTATTAGTCATGTTTGATCTGCCGACCGAAAGTAAAGCAGACAGAAAACGCTATGCAAAATTCAGAAAAGAAATTTTAGAGAATGGATTCTCGATGTTTCAATTCAGTATGTATATCCGTCATTGCATGAGCCGGGAAAATGCGGAAGTGCATATTCAAAGAGTAAAGAAGATACTACCTCCCAAAGGTCATATCGGAATCATGTGTATTACAGATAAACAGTTTGGTCAGATACAAATATTTCACGGTAAGAAAGAGGTTGAAGCACCGGTAGGCCCTCAGCAATTGGAAATGTTTTAA
- the pao gene encoding Pseudooxynicotine oxidase has product MPTRREFLKTSALMAAGSLITPSFILKSKPKVVVIGAGFAGLAAASWLTRKGIHVTVLEAHNRYGGRVFSHKLNPEKQHIVELGAEWIGASHERIIELCQYYKLELLDNRFDTHLIYEGKYYPKNTWNYSENWQQTWERLLEAYPHMSEDEKIRLDKMDWWRYLVNNGMDGRDLEIRELLDSTDFGESIRHVSAFAALSEYAESSEKNEMDFKIKGGNIRLADAMIKEIGSERVLLKEPVVKVDQTGNTVKVYTANGLILEADKVICALPTFAISKIEWLPALPQDKSDAINALQYARINKHVLYYNHRFWNDESFDMVTDGPAHYFYHATKNQEGPEGALISYTIGDKAAFIARQDDQFRSRMIDAALQPAFGKTRNYLLQQAMYFWGDDKYSRGAYAIYRPGQWFTILPILKRPFENVYFAGEHIADWQGFMEGAINTGEEAAEAIAS; this is encoded by the coding sequence ATGCCCACTAGACGCGAATTCCTAAAAACCTCGGCGCTAATGGCCGCCGGTAGTCTTATTACTCCATCATTTATTTTGAAATCAAAACCCAAAGTAGTGGTGATAGGAGCAGGCTTTGCCGGACTTGCTGCTGCTTCTTGGTTAACCCGAAAAGGTATCCATGTTACCGTACTGGAAGCTCATAATCGTTATGGTGGGCGCGTGTTTTCTCATAAACTGAATCCCGAAAAACAACATATTGTGGAATTAGGTGCTGAATGGATAGGTGCCTCGCATGAGCGAATTATTGAGTTATGCCAATACTACAAATTAGAACTGCTCGATAATCGGTTTGATACGCATTTGATTTATGAAGGGAAATATTATCCGAAGAATACCTGGAATTATTCTGAAAACTGGCAACAAACCTGGGAAAGATTGTTGGAAGCCTATCCTCACATGTCGGAGGATGAAAAAATCAGATTGGATAAAATGGACTGGTGGAGATATTTGGTCAACAACGGTATGGATGGAAGGGATTTAGAAATTAGAGAGTTGTTGGATAGTACCGATTTCGGCGAAAGCATTCGTCATGTTTCGGCATTTGCTGCGCTATCTGAATACGCAGAAAGCAGCGAAAAGAACGAAATGGACTTTAAAATCAAGGGAGGAAACATTCGCCTGGCTGATGCCATGATAAAGGAAATTGGCAGCGAACGCGTGTTACTCAAGGAGCCGGTGGTAAAAGTAGATCAAACCGGCAACACCGTAAAGGTTTATACCGCCAACGGACTGATATTGGAAGCCGATAAGGTCATTTGTGCCTTACCCACCTTTGCCATAAGCAAGATAGAATGGCTGCCTGCCTTGCCTCAGGACAAAAGCGATGCTATCAATGCCCTACAGTACGCAAGAATAAATAAACACGTGCTATATTATAATCATCGGTTCTGGAACGACGAAAGTTTCGACATGGTTACCGATGGACCGGCGCATTATTTTTACCACGCCACCAAAAATCAAGAAGGACCAGAAGGCGCATTAATCTCATACACCATCGGGGATAAGGCCGCTTTCATCGCCCGGCAAGATGATCAATTCCGAAGCCGTATGATCGATGCAGCACTACAGCCTGCTTTCGGCAAAACCCGCAATTACCTGCTACAACAAGCCATGTATTTCTGGGGCGATGATAAATATTCACGTGGGGCATACGCTATTTATCGACCGGGACAGTGGTTTACAATTTTGCCCATACTGAAACGACCTTTCGAAAACGTATACTTTGCAGGAGAACATATTGCAGACTGGCAGGGATTTATGGAAGGTGCCATCAATACCGGTGAGGAAGCTGCAGAAGCAATAGCGAGCTAA
- the dhmA gene encoding Haloalkane dehalogenase, which translates to MKKTILLIVLFLVVHMGQAQFASEKPTFVLVHGAWHGGWSWKFVKEKLERHGYTVYTPSLSGLAEHKHLLNDSITLQTHILDIINLIEMEDLHNVVLVGHSYAGAVITGVADSISERLSKLIYLDAVLVYNGESPMTAEPEWEQASKRPVVERREHFQPVAPRFFGVTDSTLVDWVTERLTPQPYMTFAQPLHLKNALGNGLPKVYIACINPQLEVLKARSDLLKNDPSWTYLTLNTGHDAMITAPDELTALLIRLTQ; encoded by the coding sequence ATGAAAAAGACAATTTTGTTGATCGTTTTGTTTTTGGTAGTGCATATGGGGCAAGCGCAATTTGCATCTGAAAAACCAACTTTCGTGTTGGTACATGGTGCTTGGCACGGCGGATGGTCTTGGAAATTCGTCAAAGAAAAACTGGAGCGCCACGGTTACACAGTCTATACACCGAGCCTTAGTGGCTTAGCCGAACATAAACATTTACTCAATGATAGCATCACGCTCCAAACGCATATTTTAGATATCATCAACCTCATCGAGATGGAAGACCTACACAATGTGGTACTGGTAGGGCACAGTTATGCAGGTGCCGTCATCACCGGCGTTGCAGATAGTATTTCTGAACGGCTATCTAAGTTAATTTATCTCGATGCTGTGCTGGTGTACAACGGAGAAAGCCCTATGACGGCTGAGCCGGAGTGGGAGCAAGCCAGTAAACGACCAGTTGTAGAAAGACGGGAGCATTTTCAGCCGGTTGCTCCTAGATTTTTTGGTGTAACTGATTCAACACTGGTCGATTGGGTTACTGAACGCCTTACGCCACAACCCTATATGACGTTTGCACAACCACTCCATCTAAAAAATGCCTTGGGCAACGGTCTCCCTAAAGTGTATATCGCTTGTATTAACCCTCAACTGGAAGTATTAAAAGCCCGAAGCGACTTACTTAAAAATGATCCTTCCTGGACGTACCTCACCCTCAATACCGGACATGATGCTATGATCACTGCACCGGATGAATTGACCGCACTGCTCATCCGATTAACCCAATAA
- the rhaR_8 gene encoding HTH-type transcriptional activator RhaR: MPTFSHAIAQTTHRDVIVILAPAKHVHAVPIVSVIRKVNSSAIVKSSTLKPKSSIFGFGFFKCMHQSIVISGMVCQRCVMVVQGILEQLRLPYVAVQVGQILPERDYTAEERSSLEKALKNVGFEIVTGRQEQLITNIKNRVRKYLDTLSAEELPNLSEYITQEIFYDYSYLSDLFSSAENKTIEQYFIELRIDKVKEQLVYTQKSLSDIAFDLGFSSPQHFANQFKQHTGQSPSAFRKMHALKR, translated from the coding sequence ATGCCCACATTCAGTCATGCAATTGCGCAAACAACGCATCGGGATGTAATTGTGATCCTTGCACCTGCGAAACATGTACATGCGGTGCCGATTGTAAGTGTAATACGCAAAGTAAACAGTAGTGCCATTGTTAAATCTAGTACGTTAAAGCCGAAATCATCTATATTTGGTTTCGGCTTTTTTAAATGTATGCATCAATCCATCGTCATTTCAGGAATGGTTTGCCAGCGTTGTGTTATGGTAGTTCAGGGAATTCTTGAACAACTGAGGCTGCCATATGTCGCCGTACAAGTAGGACAAATCCTACCCGAAAGAGATTATACTGCCGAAGAGCGCAGCAGTCTGGAAAAGGCATTGAAAAATGTAGGATTTGAAATTGTGACGGGAAGACAAGAGCAATTGATAACAAATATCAAAAACAGAGTCAGAAAATACCTAGACACGCTGAGCGCAGAAGAACTACCCAACCTTTCGGAATATATCACTCAGGAAATATTTTATGATTATAGCTATTTAAGCGATTTATTTTCCTCAGCAGAAAACAAAACCATAGAGCAATATTTTATCGAATTGCGCATCGATAAGGTAAAAGAACAATTAGTATATACCCAGAAATCGCTTTCCGATATCGCTTTTGATTTAGGATTCAGTAGTCCACAACACTTCGCCAATCAGTTCAAACAACATACAGGGCAATCGCCCAGTGCATTCAGAAAAATGCATGCTTTAAAAAGATAA
- the nagR gene encoding HTH-type transcriptional repressor NagR, translated as MYEHTDMEFKIDHNSAIPLHVQVEEILRKMIQKPEYQEGKLLPNEVDIAKKLGISRSTVRQATSKLVYENLLIRKKGVGTRVAKNNITTKLKKWTSFTHEMDEKGMVFRNYSLKVNYIAPDAEIRRLFGIKEGEKILKLERLRGPEHKGPIVYFISYFHPRTKLTPEDDFTKPLYEMLEHDHHIVAAVSKEGISAILADAKLSKLLNVKVGDPILFRKRIVCDPGDRPFEYNIGYYRADRFTYTIDIER; from the coding sequence ATGTACGAACATACTGACATGGAATTTAAAATTGATCACAATAGTGCAATTCCTCTTCACGTTCAAGTGGAAGAGATATTGCGGAAGATGATCCAAAAGCCGGAATATCAAGAAGGAAAATTGCTGCCAAATGAAGTAGACATTGCGAAAAAATTAGGTATTAGCCGCAGTACTGTTCGTCAGGCAACCAGCAAATTGGTTTATGAAAACCTATTAATTCGTAAGAAAGGCGTAGGTACACGGGTTGCCAAGAACAACATCACCACTAAGCTTAAGAAATGGACCAGCTTTACGCATGAGATGGATGAGAAGGGGATGGTATTCAGAAATTATAGCTTAAAGGTAAACTATATAGCACCGGATGCGGAAATCCGTCGGCTATTTGGAATTAAAGAAGGGGAAAAGATTTTAAAATTAGAACGGCTGAGAGGACCGGAGCACAAAGGTCCGATCGTGTATTTTATTTCGTATTTCCATCCCAGAACAAAACTGACACCGGAAGACGATTTTACAAAGCCATTATACGAAATGCTCGAACACGATCATCATATAGTAGCAGCTGTATCTAAAGAAGGGATTAGCGCTATACTTGCCGATGCCAAACTAAGTAAGTTGCTGAATGTAAAGGTTGGAGATCCTATTTTGTTCAGAAAAAGAATTGTTTGCGACCCGGGTGATCGACCTTTCGAATACAATATCGGATACTATCGTGCAGATCGGTTTACCTACACTATAGACATCGAAAGATAA